In Populus alba chromosome 4, ASM523922v2, whole genome shotgun sequence, the genomic window TCGTTACCAGAAGAACTAAATCCATCTTTTGACCGAACAGTCATTCCGGGTTCAGAAGGGCTTGAAATGCGATATCTAGACTACTGGCTAGGACTGAAACTGCCAGGTTCAGATGCCAACCCCAGAAGTTTGGAGCCAATACCATTTCCAGTTCCAGCTGATGTAGTACGAGCGACGTTCGAATTTTCTCGTGAAGACATAAAGAAGCTAGGTGAGAGGGAATTCTCTAGATTTGAAAATGGAAATCAAACAAAACCTTTCTCAACTTTTGTGCTTGCATATGCATATACATTGGTTTGCATGGTTAAAGCAAAAGGCCTGAAAAATAATACTAAGGTTAAATTTGGGTTGACAACAGATTGTAGGCCCCGTTTAAACCCTCCATTATCTAGGAATTATATCGGTAACTGTGTTACTTCTTGTGATGTACTTGTTGAGGCGGAACAGCTCCTGAAAGAAACCGGGGTTGGTTACGCCGCGAAGAGGCTTAATGAGATGATCGAAGGGTTCGAAAATGGAGTTCTAGAGATAGCCAAGGAGAAGGTTCCATTTATGGACGTGGAACCAGGAGTTCGAATTATTCTAGTTGCAGGGACGAACCGATTCGGGAAGTATGGTGCAGATTTTGGGTGGGGCAAGCCTGCGAATGTAGAGATTACAACCATAGACGTTGGTGAATCTCTCTCTATGATGGAAAGCAGAGATGAAAGTGGTGGAGTTGAAATCGGCTTAGTTTTGAAGAAACATGAAATGGAGATGTTTGCTTCTCTGTTTGTTCATGGCCTTAAGGTGCTAAGAAGTAGCTTGTAATTTCATCAATTAGTTTCactaaactaaatatatttgaGGAGGTGATCGATATATGTGTTACTACTGGGTATGTTTTTCTGTGCTTTTTTTGCTAAGCATTCTCTTGTACTAAATCTTATTATAAATATCCGTCTCTTGTATGgaatcatatt contains:
- the LOC118056025 gene encoding malonyl-CoA:anthocyanidin 5-O-glucoside-6''-O-malonyltransferase, translating into MNILEVCHVPPFSNSLKSTPTEFSLPLNFSDIFNLKFPPVQSIFFYKLGESTPAYFKTVILPKIKHSLSITLFHFLPLAGYLSWPQNSEKPIIIYNTANDGVLLTVAESNEDFDHLYSEVRYASESHPYLAPLSVSDTKASILCFQITLFPNKGFAISYTLNHAVLDGRSISLFMNSWAYICRNLEENVKISPSSLPEELNPSFDRTVIPGSEGLEMRYLDYWLGLKLPGSDANPRSLEPIPFPVPADVVRATFEFSREDIKKLGEREFSRFENGNQTKPFSTFVLAYAYTLVCMVKAKGLKNNTKVKFGLTTDCRPRLNPPLSRNYIGNCVTSCDVLVEAEQLLKETGVGYAAKRLNEMIEGFENGVLEIAKEKVPFMDVEPGVRIILVAGTNRFGKYGADFGWGKPANVEITTIDVGESLSMMESRDESGGVEIGLVLKKHEMEMFASLFVHGLKVLRSSL